In Paenibacillus sp. BIC5C1, a genomic segment contains:
- a CDS encoding DMT family transporter yields MEKTQSASTAYRKERSNTGFWLVVLGAAFWGVDPLFRIILLKTMTSTQIVLVEHIIVSLVAIPVLWKFRADLKNLRARHWIAVIFISWGGSALATVLFTLALTHNDPNTVLLLQKMQPLFAIVLAKLLLKETLPRRFGGLFIIALAGTYLLTFGFTLPIGNWDNWVHAGSLLSLGAAALWGGSTVMGRLMLGQTRYETVTSLRFVVALPLLIFMTWNEGAAWTFPSATGEQAAVALNILGQALLPGLLSLLLYYKGLSSTKASVATLAELSFPMAGVLVNWIAFRTLITWEQLVGFILIWIALFAISKQQERSASPADAAPKLRTN; encoded by the coding sequence ATGGAAAAGACCCAATCTGCATCAACAGCTTACCGCAAGGAACGAAGCAATACCGGATTCTGGCTCGTCGTGCTCGGCGCCGCCTTTTGGGGTGTAGATCCACTGTTTCGTATTATTTTGCTCAAAACGATGACCTCCACTCAGATTGTACTGGTGGAACATATTATTGTCAGCCTTGTGGCAATTCCCGTGTTGTGGAAGTTCCGGGCTGATCTGAAAAACCTGCGTGCACGCCACTGGATTGCCGTGATTTTTATCTCCTGGGGAGGATCTGCTCTCGCCACGGTCTTATTCACCCTGGCGCTGACACATAACGATCCCAACACCGTTTTGTTATTGCAGAAGATGCAGCCGCTATTTGCGATTGTTCTGGCTAAGCTTTTGCTGAAAGAAACATTGCCTCGCCGCTTCGGCGGACTGTTTATCATTGCACTTGCAGGAACATACCTGCTCACGTTCGGATTCACTCTTCCCATTGGCAACTGGGACAATTGGGTTCATGCAGGCAGCCTGTTATCACTGGGTGCAGCTGCATTGTGGGGCGGTTCAACGGTTATGGGACGGCTGATGCTGGGGCAAACCCGTTATGAAACGGTCACCTCCCTGCGCTTTGTCGTAGCCTTGCCGCTGCTGATCTTTATGACGTGGAACGAAGGTGCTGCCTGGACATTCCCTTCCGCTACAGGTGAACAGGCGGCTGTAGCACTTAATATTCTGGGTCAGGCATTACTGCCAGGGTTACTGAGTCTTCTCTTATATTACAAAGGGCTCTCTTCCACCAAAGCCTCAGTCGCAACGCTCGCAGAACTGAGCTTCCCGATGGCCGGTGTACTGGTAAACTGGATTGCATTCCGTACATTAATTACATGGGAGCAACTGGTGGGCTTCATCCTCATCTGGATTGCGCTATTCGCTATCTCCAAACAGCAAGAACGCTCAGCGAGTCCGGCTGATGCTGCACCGAAGCTTCGTACGAATTGA